The following proteins come from a genomic window of Desulfovibrio litoralis DSM 11393:
- a CDS encoding penicillin-binding protein activator — MNTKKTFPIIKHLVVLLLLFSLSACNLVNRTVIQTPTDQKKITESDQSNLSLLAQARKAKNSGQLLKAESLYLNASKELSKFNSSEKISIWQELAEVAHANGHTGTALNALNEWQKLDNKAGSTKAWQNLWYSVVNKLNSTESRTQAKQLYENTNFPNYTRALGGIVYAGRLLQAGLQAEAVNILENIAKTQEFATYRTSLEHLLLNELKNLDITKQASLVSLVTPQNEASFPYTVFLYRAASDQINKPSEDKTAAETILNRLKELGVMSGSAPDMSVTPISTSTPVLTGSSHGHGIALILPMSKALGNIGTKISQGARLAESEVGKSGVALKVYIIDSDSPNWETELKNISANIKIIGGPLIPKLYTQVKAHATESHKVLFTFLQNVDSQDEGQNAWRFFTSPEDQITALLNHASSKGISSFLSYAPDSKYGTKMSSVFEKVLAQKSLHLANSGTYPEKAPQEWNKNVASFLRSSGGGNNQAIFLPDNWKNIEIIVPNIFYHGTTKALFMGTNIWEQGLLSSASLGKIDARYYSSAVFPSAWGGENTIKNSAASRLFSAVESSGSKPDLWYGLGYDFIRLSSKLNIDNNWTAPQINAELNKTQGFEWTIAPMKWAQDGKATQELFLFTPTETGFEPIK, encoded by the coding sequence ATGAACACAAAAAAAACTTTTCCAATAATAAAACACCTTGTTGTTTTGCTTTTGTTATTTTCTTTAAGTGCCTGTAATCTTGTGAATAGAACAGTTATTCAAACGCCAACTGATCAAAAAAAGATTACTGAATCCGATCAAAGTAATTTGAGTCTTTTAGCTCAAGCTCGTAAAGCAAAAAATTCCGGTCAATTGCTCAAAGCAGAAAGTTTATATCTAAATGCAAGTAAAGAATTGTCTAAATTTAATAGTTCTGAAAAAATTTCAATATGGCAAGAATTGGCTGAAGTTGCTCATGCAAACGGACATACGGGAACAGCCCTTAATGCCCTAAATGAGTGGCAAAAGTTAGATAACAAAGCCGGTTCGACCAAAGCATGGCAAAACCTTTGGTACTCTGTTGTAAACAAGCTAAACAGCACAGAAAGCAGAACTCAGGCTAAACAACTATATGAAAATACAAACTTCCCGAACTATACAAGAGCCTTGGGCGGAATTGTTTATGCCGGGCGTTTATTACAAGCGGGTTTACAAGCCGAAGCGGTTAATATCTTGGAAAACATCGCCAAAACCCAAGAATTTGCTACTTATCGCACATCTTTGGAACATCTTCTCCTTAATGAACTAAAAAACCTTGATATAACCAAACAAGCCTCTTTGGTTTCGTTAGTTACCCCACAAAACGAAGCCTCTTTCCCTTATACCGTGTTTTTATATAGGGCAGCATCAGACCAAATAAACAAACCATCAGAAGATAAAACTGCTGCAGAAACAATTTTAAATCGCTTAAAAGAACTTGGCGTAATGTCCGGTTCTGCTCCTGATATGAGTGTAACGCCTATTTCTACATCAACCCCTGTATTAACAGGAAGCTCGCATGGACATGGTATTGCTCTTATTTTGCCAATGAGTAAAGCTTTGGGAAATATAGGTACAAAAATTTCTCAAGGAGCCAGACTTGCGGAATCTGAAGTCGGTAAATCAGGCGTAGCCCTTAAAGTTTATATTATTGATAGCGACTCTCCAAATTGGGAAACTGAATTAAAAAATATTTCAGCCAATATTAAAATCATCGGGGGGCCTTTAATTCCCAAATTATACACTCAGGTAAAGGCTCACGCAACAGAATCTCATAAAGTTTTATTTACTTTTTTACAAAATGTAGATTCTCAAGATGAAGGGCAAAATGCTTGGCGCTTTTTCACTAGCCCCGAAGATCAAATAACAGCCTTATTAAATCATGCAAGCTCTAAAGGAATCAGTTCTTTTTTAAGTTATGCACCGGATAGTAAGTATGGAACAAAAATGTCAAGTGTTTTTGAAAAAGTGCTTGCTCAAAAAAGTTTACATCTCGCAAATTCAGGAACATATCCTGAAAAAGCTCCTCAAGAGTGGAATAAAAACGTTGCGTCTTTTTTACGCTCAAGCGGAGGTGGTAATAATCAAGCGATCTTCTTACCTGATAACTGGAAAAATATAGAAATTATCGTGCCGAATATTTTTTATCATGGAACAACAAAAGCATTGTTTATGGGAACAAATATTTGGGAACAAGGCTTATTGTCTTCCGCAAGTTTAGGAAAAATAGATGCACGTTATTATAGTTCCGCCGTTTTCCCTAGTGCTTGGGGCGGAGAAAATACAATAAAAAATAGTGCTGCTTCTCGCCTTTTTTCAGCAGTTGAATCAAGTGGTTCAAAACCAGATTTGTGGTATGGTCTTGGTTATGATTTCATCAGGCTTAGTTCAAAACTAAATATAGACAATAACTGGACAGCTCCACAAATCAATGCAGAATTAAATAAAACTCAAGGATTTGAGTGGACAATCGCACCTATGAAGTGGGCTCAAGACGGGAAAGCAACTCAAGAGCTGTTCTTGTTTACTCCAACGGAAACAGGTTTTGAACCTATTAAATAA
- a CDS encoding sensor histidine kinase, which produces MQQTPESSKKHQELTQENYKDSKDYGFGIAKSLAWILLFLTLASGLLLSVFIGQSARDVLLKKEQGFASLLAENINQDVYRKFSIPTLLAFGRISLRQPAQYERLDETVKTSVDGLNIHNLRIFDHAQKVTYSTNKAEIGSNVFSSPATQQAQLSTTPIFNIDSSIPFWQAIFQPNLKQGSFYLRTTYPMQIENKVSSSDKEGPAISILEFSQDITEDMGVIVRFQRLVIGVALISSTLLFILLLVFIKRAEHALSVRFQERQKLLTELHQNERFVSMGRVVASIAHEIRNPLGIIRSTIELLLKRPIGQDPTTAKFLTAMHDESLRLSQTISDFLDYAKPKQPKQQYIDVILVLEQIFAFISPDLLKYSVDIMKQYPVKGAWVNGDKDLLYRAFYNIIVNSIQEMKNGGVINVTVSSDDKKVNIRFIDSGPGFSQDVLEHLLDPFYTTKDEGTGLGLPIVNSIVSSHGGEINFMNNPEGGAIITIILPVGDIDENSL; this is translated from the coding sequence GCTTATTATTATCTGTATTTATCGGACAATCTGCCAGAGATGTTCTATTAAAAAAAGAACAGGGTTTTGCCTCTTTGTTAGCAGAAAATATTAACCAAGATGTATATCGCAAGTTTTCTATTCCAACGCTACTTGCCTTTGGACGTATCTCTTTACGCCAACCGGCTCAATATGAAAGACTAGATGAAACCGTTAAAACCTCGGTTGATGGTTTAAATATTCATAATCTGCGTATTTTTGATCACGCGCAAAAGGTAACTTATTCCACAAATAAAGCAGAAATTGGAAGCAATGTTTTTTCATCTCCCGCTACGCAACAAGCACAACTAAGCACAACGCCGATTTTTAATATTGATTCTTCAATTCCTTTTTGGCAGGCAATTTTTCAGCCTAATTTAAAGCAAGGCAGTTTTTATTTAAGAACAACTTACCCTATGCAAATTGAAAATAAAGTCAGCTCTTCTGATAAAGAGGGGCCGGCGATTTCTATTCTTGAATTTTCTCAAGATATTACGGAAGATATGGGGGTAATTGTTCGATTTCAGCGTTTAGTTATTGGAGTTGCTTTAATCTCTTCAACTCTTTTATTTATATTGCTTTTAGTATTTATAAAAAGAGCAGAACACGCTTTATCCGTACGCTTTCAAGAACGCCAAAAACTTTTAACCGAACTGCACCAAAATGAACGCTTTGTCAGCATGGGTAGGGTCGTTGCCAGTATTGCTCATGAAATCAGAAACCCATTAGGAATTATTCGTTCAACAATTGAACTTTTACTAAAACGCCCAATAGGTCAAGATCCGACAACAGCAAAGTTTTTAACCGCCATGCACGATGAATCATTACGTTTGTCTCAAACAATCAGCGACTTTTTAGATTATGCCAAACCCAAACAACCTAAACAACAATATATAGACGTTATTCTGGTGCTTGAACAGATTTTTGCCTTTATCAGCCCTGATTTATTAAAATATTCAGTGGATATTATGAAACAATATCCTGTCAAAGGAGCTTGGGTTAACGGCGACAAAGACCTTTTATATAGAGCCTTTTACAATATTATTGTAAACTCTATTCAAGAAATGAAAAATGGCGGCGTTATTAATGTAACGGTTTCTTCTGATGACAAAAAAGTAAATATCAGATTTATTGACTCCGGCCCGGGTTTTAGCCAAGATGTTTTAGAGCACCTGCTTGATCCATTTTATACCACAAAAGATGAAGGTACCGGGCTTGGGTTACCTATTGTTAACAGTATTGTCAGTAGCCACGGTGGGGAAATAAATTTTATGAATAATCCTGAAGGCGGCGCAATAATTACCATCATACTTCCTGTTGGCGATATAGACGAAAATAGTTTATAA
- the pyrE gene encoding orotate phosphoribosyltransferase produces MSELLELKKRLAKILIKKSYKEGDFTLSSGQKSNYYFDCRQSSLNAEGSWLIGKIFNILLKDYSIKGVGGMTMGADPLVSATTVISHEMNKALDGLLVRKEAKGHGTKQFVEGLVNFSEGDQVAMLEDVITTGGSVLKACKRIEDVGLKIAVIAIILDREQGGREILEKEGYKVISIFTRNELVELGK; encoded by the coding sequence ATGTCTGAATTATTGGAATTAAAAAAACGATTAGCTAAAATTTTAATAAAAAAATCATATAAAGAAGGTGATTTTACTTTAAGTTCCGGACAAAAAAGTAACTATTATTTTGATTGTCGTCAAAGCTCTTTAAACGCCGAAGGCTCTTGGCTTATTGGAAAAATATTTAATATACTTCTTAAAGATTACTCTATTAAAGGGGTGGGCGGAATGACTATGGGAGCAGACCCTTTGGTTTCTGCCACAACAGTTATATCACATGAAATGAATAAAGCCTTAGATGGTTTATTGGTCAGAAAAGAAGCTAAAGGACACGGAACCAAACAATTTGTTGAAGGTTTGGTTAATTTTAGCGAAGGAGACCAAGTCGCCATGCTCGAAGACGTTATTACAACTGGCGGTTCTGTTTTAAAAGCCTGTAAAAGAATAGAAGACGTTGGTTTAAAAATTGCCGTTATCGCCATTATTCTAGATAGAGAACAGGGCGGTAGAGAAATCCTTGAAAAAGAAGGTTATAAAGTAATTAGTATTTTTACTCGCAACGAATTAGTAGAACTTGGAAAATAA
- a CDS encoding L,D-transpeptidase family protein: protein MFFVSIDYCHASSVLSNLNVPTRTGVTGIAEQSTKTEEADNINKTNKRSIMQTVTPGTGWKVKVHPHNVNVGKLVTVDKTRQEIELYEHNSPLKKTSSFICTTGQVIGDKKIEGDLKTPEGIYFVVRKINGGLDYTLYGNEAYTLNYPNPVDKLRRKTGYGIWIHGRGYNITPLETQGCVAMNNTDLANFGKILQPGIAVALADVVETPIGSETKEELKKKQNTINILKKNVTSWAKEWENRSHKMFEFYDADSYSISQEPFSQFKAQKERLFKQLAWIKNNVSNIQVAEGPGYWVTWFFQDYKAPNLETKGVRRLYWQENDNGNYRIVGMEWIPGLTIDGSVMTASLDDPGGEKTQAEVPLKTEGDSTVIDASNKTPIQTQPEKTISKQTTKNDTEKVVKKEKTQDEQIKEFVEKWRFAWQKADLNSYTKFYAKNAQQGDRKGLASIKAQKASLWKTNKPKKIVFNNIKIKKDKDSIQVEFTQNYKDNSGKGDKGTKILYLKPTKNSFEIIREDWRK from the coding sequence ATGTTTTTTGTAAGTATTGATTATTGCCATGCAAGTTCCGTTTTATCAAACCTAAATGTACCAACAAGAACGGGCGTTACCGGAATAGCAGAACAATCGACAAAAACAGAAGAAGCGGACAATATTAATAAAACCAATAAACGCAGCATCATGCAAACCGTTACACCGGGAACGGGTTGGAAGGTAAAAGTTCACCCCCATAACGTTAATGTTGGTAAACTGGTAACAGTTGATAAAACCAGACAAGAGATTGAACTCTATGAACACAACAGCCCGCTGAAAAAAACTTCGTCTTTTATCTGTACTACCGGTCAGGTAATTGGAGATAAAAAGATAGAAGGCGACCTTAAAACCCCTGAGGGGATTTATTTTGTTGTGCGTAAAATTAATGGGGGGCTTGATTATACCCTTTACGGAAATGAAGCATATACCTTAAATTATCCTAACCCCGTCGATAAATTAAGGCGTAAAACAGGTTATGGAATATGGATTCACGGGCGAGGTTATAATATTACTCCCCTAGAAACTCAAGGCTGTGTCGCTATGAATAACACTGACCTTGCCAACTTTGGAAAGATTTTACAACCCGGGATTGCTGTTGCTTTGGCTGATGTTGTTGAAACGCCTATTGGTTCGGAAACAAAAGAAGAACTTAAGAAAAAACAAAACACTATCAATATATTAAAGAAAAATGTAACTTCATGGGCAAAAGAGTGGGAAAATCGCTCTCATAAAATGTTTGAATTTTATGACGCAGATTCTTACAGTATCTCTCAAGAACCTTTTTCTCAGTTTAAAGCCCAAAAAGAACGCTTATTTAAACAACTCGCATGGATAAAAAACAACGTTAGCAATATTCAAGTTGCTGAAGGACCGGGATATTGGGTAACTTGGTTTTTTCAAGACTATAAAGCACCTAACTTAGAAACCAAAGGTGTTAGAAGATTATATTGGCAAGAAAATGATAATGGAAACTATCGCATTGTTGGAATGGAGTGGATACCGGGGTTAACCATCGACGGAAGTGTTATGACCGCAAGTCTTGACGACCCGGGCGGAGAAAAAACTCAAGCAGAAGTACCTTTAAAGACCGAAGGTGATTCAACGGTAATAGATGCTTCAAATAAAACGCCAATACAAACACAACCTGAAAAAACAATCTCAAAACAAACAACTAAAAACGATACTGAAAAAGTAGTAAAAAAAGAAAAAACTCAAGACGAACAAATAAAAGAATTTGTTGAAAAATGGCGTTTTGCATGGCAAAAAGCCGACCTAAACAGCTATACTAAGTTTTATGCTAAAAACGCACAACAAGGAGATCGTAAAGGTCTTGCCTCGATAAAAGCACAAAAAGCTTCTCTCTGGAAAACCAATAAACCAAAGAAAATTGTTTTTAATAATATTAAAATTAAAAAAGATAAAGACTCCATACAAGTTGAATTTACTCAAAACTATAAAGATAATTCGGGTAAAGGAGATAAAGGAACAAAAATTCTTTACTTAAAACCAACAAAAAATAGCTTTGAGATTATCAGAGAAGACTGGAGAAAATAA